The following coding sequences lie in one Amycolatopsis cihanbeyliensis genomic window:
- a CDS encoding GDP-mannose 4,6-dehydratase encodes MSKRALITGITGQDGSYLAEYLLGLDYQVWGLVTHRADPRASRIGHLMDEVCLLRGDLTNADSLVAAVDKAQPDEVYNLAAMSFVPLSWQQAELAADVNGMGVLRMLEAIRLVSGQNGPPGPGRTGDMRFYQASSSEMFGNAAETPQHETTPPRPRSPYGAAKAYGHLLTGNYRDTLGMYTVSGIMFNHESPRRRPGVARKISLAVARIKLGHQDKLHLDRLDARRDWGYAGDYVRAMHLALQQESAADYVIGTGHTHSVRDMVRIAFAEVGLDWRDHVTSGPGQDEAAETDLLRADAVRARSRLGWRPTISFEELVRMMVDSDLRRLAGDRDAVAYPRTAGQVG; translated from the coding sequence GTGTCCAAGCGCGCATTGATCACCGGGATCACCGGCCAGGACGGCTCCTATCTCGCCGAGTACCTCCTCGGGCTGGACTATCAGGTCTGGGGCCTGGTCACGCACCGGGCCGACCCGCGCGCCTCGCGGATCGGGCACCTGATGGACGAGGTGTGCCTGCTGCGCGGGGACCTGACGAACGCGGACAGCCTGGTGGCGGCGGTGGACAAGGCGCAGCCCGACGAGGTGTACAACCTTGCGGCCATGTCCTTCGTGCCGCTTTCCTGGCAGCAGGCAGAACTCGCCGCCGACGTCAACGGCATGGGCGTGCTGCGGATGCTGGAAGCGATCCGGCTGGTGTCCGGGCAGAACGGGCCGCCGGGGCCCGGCCGCACCGGGGACATGCGTTTCTACCAGGCATCCTCATCCGAGATGTTCGGCAACGCCGCCGAGACACCGCAGCACGAGACCACACCGCCGCGGCCCCGGAGCCCGTACGGCGCGGCCAAGGCCTACGGGCACCTCCTCACCGGGAACTACCGGGACACCCTCGGGATGTACACGGTGTCCGGGATCATGTTCAACCACGAGTCACCCCGCCGCCGACCCGGCGTGGCGCGCAAGATCTCCCTGGCGGTCGCCCGGATCAAACTCGGCCACCAGGACAAGCTCCACCTCGACCGGCTCGACGCCCGGCGCGACTGGGGCTACGCGGGCGACTACGTCCGTGCCATGCACCTGGCGTTGCAGCAGGAGTCCGCGGCCGACTACGTCATCGGCACCGGTCACACCCATTCCGTACGGGACATGGTGCGGATCGCCTTCGCTGAGGTCGGCCTCGACTGGCGGGACCACGTCACCTCGGGTCCCGGCCAGGACGAGGCCGCCGAGACCGACCTGCTCCGCGCCGACGCGGTGCGCGCCCGCAGCCGGCTCGGCTGGCGACCGACGATCAGTTTCGAGGAGCTCGTGCGCATGATGGTCGATTCCGACCTGCGCAGGCTCGCCGGGGATCGGGACGCCGTGGCGTACCCGCGGACCGCGGGCCAGGTCGGCTGA
- a CDS encoding nucleotide disphospho-sugar-binding domain-containing protein, translating into MRVLFAVSSWPGHYFPMVPLGWALRAAGHEVRVLCAPSDVGGLTGAGLTPVPVLDTLDVTQYARVFNVGSFYLGSWPYPEPPPHPDTGEPLDKDTFDFQQWWETTSARSRERLHRSIGSAQDYARSWRPDLVIHDLVAYEGPLAAEAAGVPAILHLWGPTGPDDGLDTIDGSNGNEQFTSATAMRTLAELAGQDLAERIYGRTEYVLDPCPDPVAPALRRGQRLPMRYVPYNGPGAEPADLPERSGRPRVCVVWGRSGTRTFGEASNKLPQMIEAATGLGAEVLLLALREDLRGYDLPDTVHPLVEVPLHLVLPGCDAVVHYGSGGATMTSVVAGVPQLALPLAHNSTLLTGRFTEAGCGLTVPNYEADVPSLRAALERLVGEPSFPEAARDLAAIAAGMPTPAATVETLAEIAGVTTGPVVGSAVV; encoded by the coding sequence ATGCGGGTGTTGTTCGCGGTGTCCTCGTGGCCGGGGCACTACTTTCCGATGGTTCCGCTGGGCTGGGCCCTGCGCGCCGCCGGGCACGAGGTACGAGTGCTGTGCGCACCGTCCGATGTGGGCGGGCTGACCGGCGCCGGGCTGACCCCCGTTCCCGTACTGGACACCCTCGACGTCACCCAGTACGCGCGAGTGTTCAACGTGGGGAGTTTCTATCTGGGTAGCTGGCCCTACCCGGAGCCGCCGCCACATCCCGACACCGGGGAACCCCTGGACAAGGACACCTTCGACTTCCAGCAATGGTGGGAAACCACCTCCGCCCGGTCCAGGGAACGCCTGCACCGCAGCATCGGCTCCGCCCAGGACTACGCCCGCTCCTGGCGGCCCGACCTCGTCATCCACGACCTCGTCGCCTACGAAGGACCACTCGCCGCCGAAGCCGCCGGCGTACCCGCCATCCTCCACCTCTGGGGACCCACCGGCCCCGACGACGGACTGGACACCATCGACGGCAGCAACGGGAACGAGCAGTTCACCTCCGCCACCGCCATGCGGACCCTGGCCGAACTCGCCGGGCAGGACCTTGCCGAGCGGATCTACGGGCGGACCGAGTACGTGCTGGACCCCTGCCCCGACCCGGTCGCGCCGGCGTTGCGGCGCGGGCAACGGCTGCCGATGCGCTACGTGCCGTACAACGGGCCGGGCGCGGAACCCGCCGACCTGCCCGAACGTTCCGGCCGCCCGCGGGTGTGCGTGGTGTGGGGCCGCTCCGGCACCCGGACCTTCGGCGAGGCCTCCAACAAGCTGCCGCAGATGATCGAGGCGGCGACCGGGCTGGGTGCCGAGGTCCTGCTTCTGGCCCTGCGCGAGGACCTGCGTGGCTACGACCTCCCGGACACCGTGCACCCGCTGGTCGAGGTGCCGCTGCACCTGGTGCTGCCAGGCTGCGACGCCGTCGTGCACTACGGCAGCGGCGGCGCGACGATGACCTCCGTGGTCGCCGGGGTCCCGCAGCTCGCGCTGCCGCTGGCGCACAACTCCACCCTGCTCACCGGGCGCTTCACCGAGGCGGGCTGCGGCCTGACCGTGCCCAACTACGAGGCCGACGTGCCCTCCCTGCGGGCCGCGCTGGAACGGCTGGTCGGCGAACCGTCCTTCCCGGAAGCCGCGCGGGACCTGGCCGCCATCGCGGCCGGTATGCCGACCCCCGCGGCCACGGTCGAGACCCTTGCGGAGATCGCCGGTGTCACCACCGGCCCGGTGGTGGGGAGCGCGGTTGTCTGA
- a CDS encoding alpha/beta hydrolase, whose protein sequence is MSEQKVTRFNRRMLGRAGAVAALGAGTAAAGGIARAEPAGAGRCRTFVFVPGAFARAAMFGYLVNSLAARGHRALAVELPGHEPGSAPYGPGFQAPQDLAAWAAVPSPLAGVDLRQYVRHTVGVVRGAARHGRVVLVGASTGGLVIGLVAQAVPHLVERIVYDDAFCCVRLPSIGEYYRTPEAEGAHNEFLARAVVGDPVRLGALRVNWRSADPEFLAEARAALLTPDAPDRELFDVLNILYPDDPLGLNQADARPDPRRWGRIRRTFVRHTRDGLVPIALQDRMIREADELTPGNRFDVRSVVTGHTPAADKLPEVVDILDDLP, encoded by the coding sequence TTGTCTGAGCAGAAGGTGACACGGTTCAACCGGCGCATGCTCGGTCGGGCAGGCGCCGTGGCGGCGCTGGGCGCGGGCACGGCGGCGGCCGGTGGGATCGCCCGCGCCGAGCCCGCGGGTGCCGGTCGCTGCCGGACGTTCGTGTTCGTCCCGGGGGCGTTCGCCCGCGCCGCCATGTTCGGCTACCTGGTGAACTCGCTGGCTGCGCGCGGCCATCGCGCGCTCGCGGTGGAACTGCCCGGCCACGAGCCCGGCAGTGCGCCCTACGGCCCCGGCTTCCAGGCACCCCAGGACCTCGCGGCGTGGGCGGCCGTGCCGTCCCCGCTGGCCGGTGTCGACCTGCGCCAGTACGTGCGGCACACCGTCGGCGTGGTCCGCGGTGCCGCGAGGCACGGCCGGGTCGTGCTGGTCGGCGCCAGCACCGGCGGGCTGGTGATCGGCCTGGTGGCCCAGGCGGTACCGCACCTGGTCGAGCGCATCGTGTACGACGACGCCTTCTGCTGCGTGCGGTTGCCCAGCATCGGCGAGTACTACCGGACCCCGGAAGCCGAGGGCGCGCACAACGAGTTCCTCGCCCGCGCCGTTGTCGGCGACCCCGTCCGGCTGGGCGCGCTGCGGGTGAACTGGCGATCCGCCGACCCGGAGTTCCTCGCCGAGGCGCGAGCGGCCCTCCTCACCCCGGACGCGCCGGACCGGGAACTGTTCGACGTGCTGAACATCCTGTACCCGGACGACCCGCTCGGGCTCAACCAGGCGGACGCCCGGCCCGATCCCCGGCGCTGGGGCCGGATCCGGCGCACCTTCGTCCGGCACACCCGGGACGGGCTGGTGCCGATCGCCCTGCAGGACCGGATGATCCGGGAGGCGGACGAGCTGACCCCCGGAAACCGGTTCGACGTGCGCAGTGTGGTCACCGGGCACACGCCCGCCGCGGACAAGCTTCCCGAGGTCGTCGACATCCTCGACGACCTCCCCTGA
- a CDS encoding glucose-1-phosphate thymidylyltransferase translates to MKALVLAGGAGTRLRPITHTSAKQLVPVANKPILFYGLESIAAAGVTEVGIIVGDTESEVRAAIGDGSRLGLEVTYIRQEAPLGLAHAVLIAADFLGDDDFLVFLGDNFVFGGITEIVRRFTEQRPDAQVLVTKVGNPSEFGVAELDREGKLIGLEEKPTEPRTDLALVGVYLFTPVAHTAMRAIEPSARGELEITDALRWLLDGGYDVRAGEISGYWKDTGNVADMLEVNRLLLETLEPAVLGEVDPDTEIVGRVRIEPGARVSASRVVGPAIIGAGTVVTGSYVGPSTSIAENCLLRDSEVEFSIVLADSVLDGVHRVEASLIGRNVTVHVTRRVPVAHRLVIGDHGWVQLPN, encoded by the coding sequence ATGAAGGCACTCGTGCTCGCCGGTGGCGCCGGTACCCGGCTGCGCCCGATCACGCACACCTCGGCCAAGCAGCTGGTCCCCGTCGCCAACAAACCGATCCTGTTCTACGGCCTGGAGTCCATCGCCGCGGCCGGGGTGACCGAGGTCGGCATCATCGTCGGCGACACGGAATCCGAGGTGCGGGCGGCCATCGGGGACGGCTCCCGGTTGGGCCTCGAGGTGACCTACATCCGCCAGGAGGCACCGCTGGGCCTCGCGCACGCGGTGCTGATCGCCGCGGACTTCCTCGGCGACGACGACTTCCTGGTGTTCCTCGGGGACAACTTCGTGTTCGGCGGCATCACCGAGATCGTGCGGCGGTTCACCGAACAGCGGCCGGATGCGCAGGTACTGGTCACCAAGGTGGGCAACCCCTCGGAGTTCGGGGTGGCCGAGCTCGACCGGGAGGGCAAGCTGATCGGCCTCGAGGAGAAACCCACCGAGCCGCGTACCGATCTCGCGCTGGTCGGGGTCTACCTGTTCACCCCCGTGGCGCACACCGCGATGCGGGCGATCGAGCCCTCGGCGCGCGGCGAGCTGGAGATCACCGACGCGCTGCGGTGGCTACTGGACGGCGGGTACGACGTGCGGGCGGGCGAGATCTCCGGGTACTGGAAGGACACCGGCAACGTCGCCGACATGCTCGAGGTCAACCGGCTGCTGCTGGAGACACTGGAACCCGCCGTGCTCGGCGAGGTCGACCCGGACACCGAGATCGTCGGCAGGGTGCGGATCGAACCGGGCGCCCGGGTATCCGCGTCCCGGGTGGTCGGTCCCGCGATCATCGGCGCGGGCACCGTGGTGACCGGGTCCTACGTCGGCCCGTCCACCTCGATCGCGGAGAACTGCCTCCTGCGGGACAGCGAGGTCGAGTTCTCCATCGTGCTGGCCGACTCGGTACTGGACGGGGTGCACCGGGTGGAGGCCTCGCTGATCGGCCGCAACGTCACCGTGCACGTGACCCGGCGGGTGCCCGTGGCGCACCGGCTGGTGATCGGAGACCACGGCTGGGTCCAACTGCCGAACTGA
- a CDS encoding aldo/keto reductase: MEFTSLGRTALRVSRLCLGTLNLGVRTTTEEAFSILDHALDRGINFVDTANQYGWQRYKGYTEDLLGDWFALGGVRRDQVVLATKVGNPMTDLPNDQGLSARNIIASCERSLRRLRTEWIDLFQMHHIDRAAPWDEVWQAMETLVRQGKVRYVGSSNFAGWHLVEAQAAARERHFLGVVSEQCVYNLITRQAELELIPAARQYGIAVLPWSPLHGGLLSGGLRKLETGEAVKTAQGRAQQALVTHGAAVAAYEKLCDAYGMDPAEVGMAWVASHPGITAPVVGPRTLAQLDGAVRALDTELPDGLTGELETLFPPVGNGGPGPEAWAW, translated from the coding sequence ATGGAGTTCACCAGCCTGGGCCGGACCGCGCTGCGGGTGAGCCGGCTCTGCCTCGGCACGCTCAACCTCGGCGTCCGCACCACCACCGAGGAGGCCTTCTCCATCCTCGACCACGCGCTCGACCGCGGGATCAACTTCGTGGACACCGCCAACCAGTACGGCTGGCAGCGGTACAAGGGCTACACCGAGGACCTGCTCGGCGACTGGTTCGCCCTCGGCGGCGTGCGGCGCGACCAGGTGGTGCTCGCCACCAAGGTGGGCAACCCGATGACCGACCTGCCGAACGACCAGGGACTGTCCGCCCGCAACATCATCGCCTCCTGCGAACGTTCCCTTCGGCGGTTGCGGACCGAGTGGATAGACCTGTTCCAGATGCACCACATCGACAGGGCCGCGCCATGGGACGAGGTGTGGCAGGCGATGGAGACACTGGTGCGGCAGGGAAAGGTCCGCTACGTCGGCTCATCCAACTTCGCGGGCTGGCATCTGGTGGAGGCGCAGGCCGCGGCCCGGGAGCGGCACTTCCTCGGGGTGGTCTCCGAACAGTGTGTCTACAACCTGATCACCCGGCAGGCCGAGCTGGAGCTGATCCCGGCCGCCCGGCAGTACGGCATCGCCGTGCTGCCGTGGTCGCCGCTGCACGGCGGCCTGCTGTCCGGCGGCCTGCGTAAACTGGAGACCGGTGAGGCGGTCAAGACCGCGCAGGGACGCGCCCAGCAGGCGCTGGTGACCCACGGCGCGGCCGTGGCCGCCTACGAGAAACTGTGCGACGCCTACGGGATGGACCCCGCCGAGGTCGGGATGGCCTGGGTCGCTTCCCATCCCGGCATCACCGCGCCGGTCGTCGGCCCGCGCACCCTGGCGCAGCTGGACGGCGCGGTGCGCGCGCTGGACACCGAACTGCCCGACGGTCTCACCGGGGAACTGGAGACGCTGTTCCCGCCGGTCGGCAACGGTGGTCCCGGCCCGGAGGCCTGGGCGTGGTGA
- a CDS encoding aminotransferase class I/II-fold pyridoxal phosphate-dependent enzyme encodes MEQTTNAARHEAGAAPEFTEPLHVGRPNLGDRDRFRQRIEGALDRQWLTDGPLVLEFEEALAQVAGTTYCVAMCNATAGIQVAARAGGLVAGDEVLVPGFTWVATAHALDWIGIVPVFCDVDEASGTIDPEHAERLVGPRTRGILGVHVFGHPCEIDRLAELAARHDLVVLYDAAHGIGCTYRGLPIGGFGAAEVFSFHANKYVNSFEGGAIVTNDAAVAHRARAMRNFGITPDRKVAFPGTNAKLTEGAAAMGLTSLESMMDFAAANRDNHGRYRAGLAGVPGISVRRQAADEVANHQYLIIEVDAPVAGIHRDRLHELLTWNNVLSRPYFHPACHQLLPYADRPERYAPLPLPRSEALADRVLALPTGTAVTPEDIDRVAGLIRRLVPNAS; translated from the coding sequence ATGGAACAGACGACGAACGCGGCCCGCCACGAGGCCGGGGCCGCCCCGGAGTTCACCGAGCCGTTGCATGTCGGCCGCCCCAACCTCGGGGACCGCGACCGGTTCCGGCAGCGGATCGAGGGCGCCCTCGACCGGCAGTGGCTGACCGACGGCCCGCTCGTGCTGGAGTTCGAGGAAGCCCTCGCCCAGGTCGCCGGGACCACCTACTGCGTCGCCATGTGCAACGCGACGGCAGGCATCCAGGTCGCGGCACGCGCAGGCGGCCTGGTGGCAGGGGACGAGGTGCTGGTGCCGGGGTTCACCTGGGTCGCGACCGCGCATGCGCTGGACTGGATCGGCATCGTGCCGGTCTTCTGCGATGTGGACGAGGCCAGCGGCACCATCGACCCCGAGCACGCCGAGCGGCTCGTCGGGCCACGCACCCGGGGAATCCTCGGGGTGCACGTCTTCGGCCACCCGTGCGAGATCGACCGGCTGGCCGAGCTCGCCGCCCGGCACGACCTGGTGGTGCTGTACGACGCCGCGCACGGGATCGGCTGCACCTATCGTGGCCTGCCGATCGGGGGTTTCGGCGCCGCCGAGGTGTTCAGTTTCCACGCCAACAAGTACGTGAACAGCTTCGAGGGCGGCGCGATCGTCACCAACGACGCGGCGGTGGCGCACCGGGCGCGGGCGATGCGCAACTTCGGCATCACCCCGGACCGCAAGGTCGCCTTCCCCGGCACGAACGCCAAGTTGACCGAGGGCGCTGCCGCTATGGGCCTCACCTCGCTGGAGTCCATGATGGACTTCGCGGCGGCGAACCGGGACAACCACGGACGCTACCGGGCCGGGCTGGCCGGCGTGCCGGGGATCAGCGTGCGCAGGCAGGCGGCGGACGAGGTGGCGAACCACCAGTATCTGATCATCGAGGTGGACGCGCCGGTGGCCGGGATCCACCGCGACCGCCTGCACGAGCTGCTCACCTGGAACAACGTGCTGTCCAGGCCGTACTTCCATCCCGCGTGCCACCAGCTACTGCCCTACGCGGACCGGCCGGAACGGTATGCCCCGCTGCCGTTGCCCCGCTCGGAGGCGCTCGCCGACCGGGTACTGGCGCTGCCCACCGGGACCGCGGTCACCCCGGAGGACATCGACCGGGTCGCCGGCCTGATCCGGCGCCTGGTGCCGAACGCGTCCTGA
- a CDS encoding NDP-hexose 2,3-dehydratase family protein: MIELASLARHPTLAARLAASASATDGAVWDDARVRRWLEDRRREHRQRVRLVPLDEMRGWHFRPGLGDLRHRSGRFYSVQGLHVSTDTGPVPVWSQPIINQPEIGILGIVVREIDGLLHCLVQAKTEPGNVNGIQLSPTVQATRSNYTRAHGGSAVPYLEYFRSSGAGTRTILADVLQSEQGAWFYCKRNRNMIVEVGPEVEAREDFCWLTLRQLNRLLAVDNLVNMDTRTVLSCMPGWHPPEQDDRRGAHTDVEIRSWITEQQSEHTVTARLMPLPSVHEGGWRVRPDRITHRDGRYFDIIGAEVDSNTREVPSWCQPLLRPHGTGIAALLVRYHHGTPHALVNASVEAGYRDVVELGPTVQCTPENYTQFGPEHQPRYLDLVRSAPPESVLFDSVLSEEGGRFYHATTRYLIVDAGEELPLATPPEFRWMSLPQLTEFLKYSHYVNVQARTLIAALRSVLDRT; this comes from the coding sequence ATGATCGAGCTCGCCTCGCTCGCGCGGCATCCCACGCTGGCCGCGCGACTGGCGGCGTCCGCATCGGCCACGGACGGCGCCGTGTGGGACGACGCGCGGGTCCGGCGCTGGCTCGAGGACCGCCGCCGGGAGCACCGGCAGCGGGTCCGCCTGGTGCCGCTGGACGAGATGCGCGGCTGGCACTTCCGTCCCGGGCTCGGTGACCTGCGGCACCGGTCCGGGCGGTTCTACTCGGTGCAGGGGCTGCATGTCAGTACGGACACCGGCCCGGTGCCGGTGTGGTCGCAGCCCATCATCAACCAGCCGGAGATCGGCATCCTCGGCATCGTGGTGCGGGAGATCGACGGGCTGCTGCACTGCCTGGTGCAGGCCAAGACCGAACCGGGCAACGTCAACGGTATCCAGCTCTCGCCCACGGTGCAGGCCACCAGGAGTAACTACACCCGTGCGCACGGGGGGTCCGCGGTGCCGTACCTGGAGTACTTCCGGTCCTCCGGTGCGGGTACCCGCACGATCCTCGCCGATGTGCTGCAGTCCGAGCAGGGTGCCTGGTTCTACTGCAAGCGGAACCGGAACATGATCGTGGAGGTCGGTCCCGAGGTGGAGGCGCGGGAGGACTTCTGCTGGCTCACCCTGCGCCAGCTCAACCGGCTGCTCGCGGTGGACAACCTGGTCAATATGGACACCCGCACGGTGCTGTCCTGCATGCCGGGCTGGCACCCACCGGAGCAGGACGACCGGCGGGGCGCGCACACCGACGTCGAGATCCGGAGCTGGATCACCGAGCAGCAGAGCGAGCACACCGTCACCGCGCGCCTGATGCCGCTGCCGTCGGTGCACGAGGGCGGATGGCGGGTGCGGCCGGACCGCATCACGCACCGGGACGGCCGGTACTTCGACATCATCGGTGCCGAGGTGGACTCGAACACCCGGGAGGTGCCGTCCTGGTGCCAGCCGCTGCTGCGGCCGCACGGCACCGGGATCGCGGCGCTGCTGGTCCGGTACCACCACGGCACACCGCACGCCCTGGTCAACGCCAGCGTGGAGGCGGGCTACCGGGACGTGGTCGAACTCGGTCCCACCGTGCAGTGCACCCCGGAGAACTACACGCAGTTCGGTCCCGAGCACCAGCCCCGGTACCTCGACCTGGTGCGCTCGGCTCCGCCGGAGTCCGTGCTGTTCGACAGTGTGCTGTCCGAGGAGGGCGGCCGGTTCTACCACGCGACCACCCGCTATCTCATCGTGGATGCCGGCGAGGAGCTGCCGCTGGCCACCCCACCGGAGTTCCGCTGGATGTCGCTGCCCCAGCTCACCGAGTTCCTCAAGTACAGCCACTACGTCAACGTGCAGGCCAGGACACTCATCGCCGCGCTCCGGTCCGTTCTGGACCGTACCTGA